A section of the Gemmatimonadota bacterium genome encodes:
- a CDS encoding ABC transporter permease: MTRWLLRRVAGAVPLLFGVVTLVFFAAEAMPGDALDTPGFYTLDAAAQERLRATFGLDQPLPVRYVRWLGATVRGDFGVSYARRRPVAEILSELLPNTLLLTGSALALGFLLGTMVGVWQARRRGSPTDHAVSFVTLLVYSMPTFWVALLAVLVFAYGASAWGWPLRFPASGILAVDHDQMAWTARVMDRLRHLALPVASLTVVLAAGVARYARSSVADELAQEYVRAARARGLAERAVVWRHALANALLPLITLLGLYLPLLLSGAVFVETVFAWPGLGGLMVSAIGARDTPVLMACAVLFATLVVAGNLLADVLYGIVDPRVRHG; encoded by the coding sequence GTGACGCGTTGGCTTCTCCGCCGCGTGGCCGGCGCGGTCCCTCTCCTCTTCGGGGTCGTCACGCTGGTGTTCTTCGCCGCGGAGGCGATGCCGGGAGATGCGCTCGACACGCCCGGCTTCTACACGTTGGACGCTGCGGCCCAGGAGCGCCTGCGCGCCACCTTCGGGCTCGATCAGCCGCTGCCGGTGCGCTACGTGCGCTGGCTGGGGGCCACCGTCCGGGGTGACTTCGGCGTCTCCTACGCGCGCCGCCGGCCGGTGGCCGAGATCCTCTCCGAGCTGCTCCCCAACACGCTGCTCCTGACCGGTAGCGCACTCGCGCTGGGCTTCCTCCTGGGAACGATGGTGGGTGTGTGGCAGGCGCGGCGCCGCGGATCGCCGACCGACCACGCCGTGTCGTTCGTGACGCTCCTCGTCTACTCGATGCCCACCTTCTGGGTGGCGCTGCTCGCCGTTCTGGTGTTCGCCTACGGCGCATCGGCGTGGGGGTGGCCGCTCCGCTTCCCTGCGAGCGGGATCCTCGCCGTGGACCACGACCAGATGGCGTGGACGGCCCGCGTGATGGATCGGCTGCGGCACCTGGCGCTGCCGGTCGCGTCGCTCACCGTTGTGCTCGCCGCGGGCGTCGCCCGCTATGCGCGCAGCAGCGTGGCCGACGAGCTGGCACAGGAGTACGTGCGGGCCGCCCGCGCCCGCGGGCTGGCGGAGCGCGCGGTCGTCTGGCGTCACGCGCTGGCCAACGCCCTGTTGCCGTTGATCACGTTGCTCGGGTTGTACCTGCCGTTGCTGCTGTCGGGCGCCGTGTTCGTCGAGACGGTCTTCGCGTGGCCCGGGCTCGGGGGGCTCATGGTCTCCGCGATCGGCGCGCGCGACACCCCTGTTCTCATGGCGTGCGCCGTCCTGTTCGCCACGCTGGTGGTGGCGGGCAACCTCCTGGCCGACGTGCTCTACGGGATCGTGGACCCGAGGGTGCGCCATGGCTGA
- a CDS encoding ABC transporter permease, giving the protein MAEARVLRHATIGPATRARHPGAGALRAGLVLLGVLVVAAVLAPWIAPHDPLAPPALSVRLEAPSAVHPLGTDGLGRDLLSRILYGGRTSIAVGVFAMALALAAGTLLGGVAGYLGGWWDALLARVVDVVLAVPRLVLLIVIVGVLGAPSFAAVVGVLAFTQWPQVARLVRGQVIALKERPFVEGARAAGVTDAGILLRHILPNALGPLLVAATLGVGDTIALEAGLSFLGLGVQPPLPSWGAMVADGRDHLYTAWWISTFAGLAIAATVIAFNLVGAGLERALDPRRSAP; this is encoded by the coding sequence ATGGCTGAGGCGCGGGTGCTCCGGCACGCGACGATCGGCCCGGCGACCCGTGCGCGACACCCGGGCGCCGGTGCTCTGCGCGCCGGCCTGGTGTTGCTCGGCGTGCTGGTCGTCGCGGCCGTGCTCGCGCCGTGGATCGCGCCGCACGACCCGCTCGCGCCGCCTGCGTTGTCCGTGCGTCTCGAAGCGCCCTCGGCCGTACACCCGCTGGGGACCGACGGGCTCGGTCGGGACCTTCTCTCGCGCATCCTCTACGGCGGGCGCACCTCCATCGCCGTGGGCGTCTTCGCGATGGCGCTGGCGCTCGCCGCCGGGACGTTGCTCGGCGGCGTGGCCGGCTACCTGGGCGGCTGGTGGGACGCGCTCCTCGCGCGCGTCGTGGACGTGGTGTTGGCCGTGCCCCGCCTGGTGCTCCTGATCGTGATCGTGGGGGTGCTCGGCGCCCCGTCGTTCGCGGCGGTGGTAGGGGTGCTCGCCTTCACGCAGTGGCCACAGGTCGCGCGCCTCGTCCGGGGGCAGGTCATCGCCTTGAAGGAGCGTCCGTTCGTGGAGGGCGCGCGGGCGGCCGGGGTCACGGATGCGGGTATCCTGCTCAGACACATCCTGCCGAATGCGCTCGGTCCCCTGCTGGTCGCGGCGACCCTGGGCGTCGGAGACACGATCGCCCTCGAGGCGGGTCTCTCCTTCCTCGGTCTCGGCGTCCAGCCCCCGCTCCCGTCCTGGGGCGCCATGGTCGCGGACGGTCGCGACCACCTCTACACGGCGTGGTGGATCTCCACCTTCGCCGGGCTCGCGATCGCGGCCACGGTCATCGCCTTCAACCTGGTCGGGGCCGGCCTGGAACGGGCGCTGGACCCTCGCCGTTCCGCGCCCTGA
- the gcvH gene encoding glycine cleavage system protein GcvH translates to MSEIPGDLSYTPEHEYLKAADEAGVYIVGITDYAQGELGDVVFVELPSAGDRFEKMATFGTIEAVKAVSDLYCPVAGEVVEVNGALDGEPSLVNSDPYGEGWMIKLRVDDVSEVEGLMSAQAYEAHLEG, encoded by the coding sequence ATGTCCGAGATCCCCGGCGATCTGTCCTACACCCCCGAGCACGAGTACCTCAAGGCGGCGGACGAGGCCGGCGTGTACATCGTGGGCATCACCGACTACGCCCAGGGGGAGCTCGGGGACGTGGTGTTCGTGGAGCTCCCGAGCGCCGGCGATCGCTTCGAGAAGATGGCCACCTTCGGGACCATCGAGGCCGTCAAGGCCGTGAGCGACCTGTACTGCCCGGTCGCCGGGGAGGTCGTCGAGGTCAACGGCGCCCTGGACGGCGAGCCGTCCCTGGTCAACTCGGACCCCTACGGCGAGGGCTGGATGATCAAGCTCCGCGTCGATGACGTCTCCGAGGTCGAGGGGCTGATGAGCGCGCAGGCATACGAGGCCCACCTCGAGGGCTGA
- a CDS encoding metal-dependent hydrolase: MATLHYHGHSTVSIRTDDGTRIVIDPFFTGNPRADVAVDDVEADWVLCTHGHGDHFGDALPLVRRTGATLVSSHEIVQYAATQGVDNAHGMGIGGGHDFPFGRVQMTVAAHGGLIEGADGPWSCTPGGFLLHVDGRRVYHAGDTALIMDMQLLAGRVDVALLPIGDNYTMGPEDAVRAIDMIGPEVVIPIHYDTMPVIEQDAHAFARAVGSRARVVVLEPGGEHPL, from the coding sequence ATGGCCACGCTCCACTATCACGGGCACTCGACGGTGTCCATCCGCACGGACGACGGCACCCGGATCGTGATCGATCCGTTCTTCACCGGGAACCCGCGGGCCGACGTGGCCGTCGACGACGTCGAGGCCGACTGGGTCCTGTGCACCCACGGCCACGGCGACCACTTCGGGGACGCGCTGCCGCTCGTGCGGCGCACGGGCGCCACGCTGGTCTCCTCCCACGAGATCGTGCAGTACGCCGCCACGCAGGGCGTGGACAACGCCCACGGGATGGGGATCGGCGGGGGTCACGACTTCCCGTTCGGCCGCGTGCAGATGACGGTGGCCGCGCACGGCGGCCTCATCGAGGGGGCCGACGGCCCCTGGAGCTGCACGCCCGGCGGGTTCCTGCTGCACGTCGACGGACGCCGCGTCTATCACGCGGGCGACACGGCGCTGATCATGGACATGCAGCTGCTCGCCGGCCGCGTGGACGTGGCCCTGCTGCCCATCGGGGACAACTACACCATGGGCCCCGAGGACGCCGTGCGCGCCATCGACATGATCGGCCCCGAGGTGGTGATCCCCATCCACTACGACACCATGCCGGTCATCGAGCAGGACGCCCACGCCTTCGCGCGAGCGGTGGGTTCGCGCGCCCGGGTCGTGGTCCTGGAGCCCGGTGGAGAGCACCCGCTCTGA
- a CDS encoding MotA/TolQ/ExbB proton channel family protein translates to MTFTENLAFIWANLGFMGWPLAICLVAGIIIIIWKFFSLMTKAAGTRKVLREVDELLAQHRVKEALEVCRNSDSPAGKILFAGLERHEDGSERVMKAIENQGLIELSKLESGLVWLATLTNVAPLLGFLGTVVGMIVAFQSIEAAGEVEATLVAGGIKIALLTTAAGLVIAIPVSIAHNFFVARIDSLVLDMEESAQKMVDALAAMEA, encoded by the coding sequence ATGACCTTCACCGAGAACCTGGCCTTCATCTGGGCGAACCTGGGGTTCATGGGCTGGCCACTGGCCATCTGCCTCGTCGCGGGCATCATCATCATCATCTGGAAGTTCTTCAGCCTGATGACGAAGGCGGCCGGCACCCGCAAGGTGCTCCGTGAGGTGGACGAGCTCCTCGCGCAGCACCGGGTGAAGGAGGCGCTGGAGGTCTGCCGCAACTCCGACTCGCCGGCCGGGAAGATCCTCTTCGCGGGCCTGGAGCGGCACGAGGACGGGTCCGAGCGCGTCATGAAGGCGATCGAGAACCAGGGCCTGATCGAGCTCTCCAAGCTCGAGAGCGGGCTGGTGTGGCTGGCCACCCTGACCAACGTGGCCCCGCTGCTGGGCTTCCTGGGCACCGTGGTCGGCATGATCGTGGCCTTCCAGTCCATCGAGGCGGCCGGTGAGGTCGAGGCCACCCTGGTGGCCGGCGGCATCAAGATCGCCCTGCTGACGACCGCGGCCGGGCTGGTCATCGCCATCCCGGTGAGCATCGCCCACAACTTCTTCGTCGCCCGGATCGACAGCCTCGTGCTGGACATGGAGGAGTCGGCGCAGAAGATGGTGGACGCGCTCGCGGCCATGGAGGCGTAG
- a CDS encoding transglycosylase SLT domain-containing protein codes for MTITTGLFAQLASVALLASTSADTTTWSSDLAVGRYWHAASAFEASAAGAALAPGDQLALARAEAGWGNWGSVVDHLEGQDWLDRFEGGEGRFLLARALEERRRPAEAAEAYLRFASTASLGDLRIEVARIRAARILADAGDAPRVLSVLDDLTDARDGLASWTALELARSRSAAGDVTTVQALLPRIVYRPATARSWDLLARAYLDNDDDAGALRAYEQTLTDLDGAGQRAAVWARVGDLRAQLDDTAGARDAYLNTLELRSDGDDAVRASIGLVRLGVTTDAFALQVARTLRSADRFSESLLAYDRHLELTGADREGAQARLERAQVMARLRKDADAARVLETLVGDATRGGDALAELIRIRKRQGRSGDVGRLEQEIVDRFPAHTTAVEVMFLRADAAHDDADMPRAIELYERTVAMNPTAERAELARMRLGQIHITRGDLPSALAVFERYLSEVPSGSSVDEAAYWAAWTALQMGERQQAAHHVEQVLDLSPLSYYAVQTAGLLDMPYRIPLSDRTPAMTPAWVAEGLTHLDLLRQAGLLYTERATMEALVDRARTNDDFLLQVAKGLHLRDWNWTALDLGWEVRRRGRPWDRLLLEVIYPFPHREIVMREAEEFGVDPYLIAGLIRQESAFWANARSAANARGLMQVLPETGRSLARNVGPTQFGPETLYQPDVNLHLGTAYLRDMLRRYDGQLPLVLSAYNAGPSRANRWRAFPEASDPVRFTERIPFRETRGYVKNVTRNRAIYAFLYGDFAD; via the coding sequence ATGACCATCACCACAGGCCTCTTCGCGCAGCTCGCGAGCGTCGCCCTCCTGGCGTCGACGTCCGCCGATACGACCACCTGGTCGTCGGATCTGGCCGTGGGTCGCTACTGGCATGCCGCGTCCGCGTTCGAGGCCAGCGCGGCGGGCGCCGCGCTCGCCCCGGGCGACCAGCTCGCGCTCGCTCGCGCCGAGGCGGGGTGGGGGAACTGGGGATCGGTGGTCGACCACCTCGAGGGCCAGGACTGGCTGGACCGCTTCGAGGGCGGAGAAGGCCGCTTCCTCCTGGCCCGCGCGCTCGAGGAGCGGCGCCGACCGGCCGAAGCCGCGGAGGCCTACCTGCGCTTCGCCTCCACGGCCAGCCTGGGGGACCTCCGGATCGAGGTGGCCCGGATCCGGGCGGCGCGCATCCTCGCCGATGCCGGGGACGCCCCTCGGGTGCTCTCCGTGCTGGACGACCTCACCGACGCCCGGGACGGCCTCGCGAGCTGGACCGCGCTCGAGCTGGCCCGCAGCCGCTCGGCGGCGGGCGACGTGACCACCGTGCAGGCGCTGCTGCCGCGCATCGTCTACCGACCGGCGACGGCCCGCTCCTGGGACCTGTTGGCGCGCGCCTACCTGGACAACGACGACGACGCCGGCGCGCTGCGCGCCTACGAGCAGACGCTGACCGACCTGGACGGCGCCGGCCAGCGCGCCGCCGTGTGGGCGCGCGTGGGAGACCTGCGGGCGCAGCTGGACGACACGGCGGGCGCCCGCGATGCCTACCTCAACACGCTGGAGCTGCGCTCGGACGGGGACGACGCCGTACGGGCCAGCATCGGGCTGGTGCGGCTGGGTGTGACCACGGACGCCTTCGCGCTGCAGGTTGCGCGTACGTTGCGTAGCGCCGACCGCTTCAGCGAGTCCCTCCTGGCCTACGACCGTCATCTCGAGCTGACCGGTGCCGACCGTGAAGGCGCGCAGGCCCGTCTGGAACGCGCGCAGGTGATGGCGCGGCTGCGCAAGGATGCCGACGCCGCGCGGGTCTTGGAGACGCTGGTCGGCGACGCCACGCGGGGCGGGGACGCGCTGGCCGAGCTCATCCGGATCCGCAAGCGTCAGGGACGCAGCGGAGACGTCGGGCGCCTGGAGCAGGAGATCGTGGACCGCTTCCCCGCCCACACCACGGCCGTGGAGGTGATGTTCCTGCGGGCGGACGCGGCGCACGACGACGCGGATATGCCGCGGGCCATCGAGCTGTACGAGCGGACCGTGGCCATGAATCCCACGGCCGAGCGGGCGGAGCTGGCGCGGATGCGGCTCGGCCAGATCCACATCACGCGTGGAGACCTCCCCTCGGCCCTGGCGGTCTTCGAACGCTATCTGAGCGAGGTGCCGTCGGGCTCCAGCGTGGACGAGGCCGCCTACTGGGCTGCCTGGACGGCCCTGCAGATGGGCGAGCGCCAGCAGGCCGCCCACCACGTGGAGCAGGTGCTCGACCTCTCGCCGCTGTCGTACTACGCGGTGCAGACGGCCGGTCTCCTGGACATGCCCTATCGCATCCCGCTCTCCGACCGGACGCCGGCCATGACGCCTGCCTGGGTCGCGGAGGGGCTCACCCACCTGGATCTCCTGCGGCAGGCCGGTCTGCTCTACACGGAGCGTGCGACCATGGAAGCGCTCGTGGACCGGGCGCGCACCAACGACGACTTCCTCCTGCAGGTGGCCAAGGGCCTGCACCTGCGGGACTGGAACTGGACGGCGCTCGACCTGGGCTGGGAGGTCCGCCGCCGCGGCCGTCCCTGGGACCGGCTGCTCCTGGAGGTCATCTATCCGTTTCCCCACCGCGAGATCGTGATGCGGGAGGCGGAGGAGTTCGGCGTGGATCCCTACCTGATCGCGGGGTTGATCCGGCAGGAGTCCGCCTTCTGGGCCAACGCGCGGTCCGCGGCCAACGCGCGCGGGCTGATGCAGGTCCTGCCCGAGACGGGGCGGAGCCTCGCCCGCAACGTCGGCCCCACCCAGTTCGGCCCCGAGACCCTCTACCAGCCGGACGTGAACCTCCATCTGGGCACCGCCTACCTGCGGGACATGCTGCGCCGATACGACGGACAGCTTCCGCTGGTCCTGTCCGCCTACAACGCGGGGCCCAGCCGCGCCAACCGGTGGCGCGCCTTCCCGGAGGCGTCCGATCCGGTCCGCTTCACGGAGCGGATCCCCTTCCGGGAGACCCGGGGGTACGTCAAGAACGTGACCCGCAACCGGGCCATCTACGCCTTCCTCTACGGCGACTTCGCCGACTGA
- a CDS encoding ABC transporter substrate-binding protein has protein sequence MTLRPSTRCALALAVAACGGSETPSGAVAADGFCEAALQAVDEHFAGLQAEAGGGTLVGAGVADLDGGMNPLATTLVASIQHQLHVNLMSLVRLDANLAPVPYLAESWSLSEDGTLLEFRLRDDVAWHDGTPTRAADVAFTFERARDPETGYANPAYFRWYENVEVVDDRTVRFRVQPHAQMLETWAVVPILPAHLLEPVPPAELATHPFNTRCPVGNGPFRFLEHREGDRWIFARNPAFPDAIGGPPQVARYVFRVIPEQTTLLTELLTGAVHVYFDVRPDQAATIAASQAARVLRAGSREFAFIAWNARRAPFGDAALRRALTQAIDRGAIVTELLGGYGSVAETSVPPFHWAFDPSVGGAVAHDPTAAAAALAALGWEDRDGDGVREDASGAELTIELLYNQENQLRATIAQIVQADLAAVGVAARPQGLEMATVLARVTDPERREFDALLLAYETDFRIDDADLFHSGRRGGGLALAGTANPDLDAILDRLPLVPDRDEAVAEWARYQQALVAEQPFTYLYFPDVLTGVSRRLRNVEIDERGAWRTIQQWSLEPGPDAAAGQD, from the coding sequence ATGACGCTCCGCCCCTCCACTCGCTGCGCGCTCGCGCTGGCGGTGGCCGCCTGTGGCGGCTCCGAGACCCCTTCAGGGGCCGTCGCCGCCGACGGGTTCTGCGAGGCTGCGCTGCAGGCGGTGGACGAGCACTTCGCCGGCCTGCAGGCGGAAGCGGGCGGCGGGACGCTGGTGGGTGCGGGCGTGGCCGACCTCGATGGGGGGATGAACCCGCTGGCCACCACGCTGGTCGCCTCCATCCAGCATCAGCTCCACGTCAACCTGATGAGCCTGGTGCGTCTGGACGCGAACCTGGCGCCCGTCCCCTACCTGGCCGAGTCGTGGAGCCTCTCCGAGGACGGAACGCTCCTGGAGTTCCGTCTCCGCGACGATGTCGCCTGGCATGACGGCACGCCCACGCGCGCGGCCGATGTGGCCTTCACGTTCGAGCGCGCGCGCGACCCGGAGACGGGCTACGCGAATCCGGCCTACTTCCGCTGGTACGAGAACGTCGAAGTGGTCGACGACCGTACCGTCCGCTTCCGGGTGCAGCCTCACGCCCAGATGCTGGAGACCTGGGCCGTGGTCCCCATCCTGCCGGCCCACCTGCTGGAACCCGTGCCGCCCGCGGAGCTGGCCACGCACCCCTTCAACACCCGCTGCCCGGTGGGCAACGGTCCGTTCCGCTTCCTGGAGCATCGCGAGGGCGATCGCTGGATCTTCGCGCGCAATCCGGCGTTCCCCGACGCGATCGGAGGCCCGCCGCAGGTGGCGCGCTATGTCTTCCGCGTCATCCCGGAGCAGACCACGCTCCTCACCGAGTTGCTGACCGGCGCGGTGCACGTCTACTTCGACGTGCGTCCCGACCAGGCCGCGACCATCGCCGCCTCGCAGGCGGCGCGCGTGTTGCGCGCCGGCTCCCGGGAGTTCGCCTTCATCGCCTGGAACGCGCGCCGCGCGCCGTTCGGGGACGCGGCGCTGCGCCGGGCCCTGACCCAGGCGATCGATCGCGGTGCGATCGTCACCGAGCTCCTGGGTGGCTACGGCTCGGTGGCGGAGACCAGCGTGCCCCCGTTCCACTGGGCCTTCGACCCCTCCGTGGGTGGGGCCGTGGCGCACGATCCCACCGCCGCCGCCGCCGCGCTGGCCGCGCTGGGTTGGGAGGATCGTGACGGCGACGGCGTGCGCGAGGATGCATCCGGAGCCGAGCTGACGATCGAGCTCCTGTACAACCAGGAGAACCAACTGCGGGCCACGATCGCGCAGATCGTGCAGGCGGACCTGGCGGCCGTCGGCGTGGCCGCGCGCCCGCAGGGTCTGGAGATGGCCACGGTGCTGGCGCGCGTCACGGACCCGGAGCGCCGCGAGTTCGACGCGTTGCTCCTCGCCTACGAGACGGACTTCCGCATCGACGACGCGGACCTCTTCCACTCCGGGCGACGGGGCGGCGGCCTGGCGCTGGCCGGCACGGCCAACCCGGACCTGGATGCGATCCTCGACCGACTCCCGCTCGTGCCGGACCGCGACGAAGCGGTGGCGGAGTGGGCCCGGTATCAGCAAGCCCTCGTCGCGGAGCAGCCCTTCACGTATCTCTATTTCCCGGACGTGCTCACGGGAGTGAGCCGACGCCTCCGCAACGTGGAGATCGACGAGCGTGGCGCCTGGCGCACCATCCAGCAGTGGAGCCTGGAGCCGGGGCCCGACGCCGCCGCCGGTCAGGACTGA
- a CDS encoding cold shock domain-containing protein codes for MPRGTVKWFNDAKGYGFIRQPSGEEIFVHFTAIVGEGFRTLAEGEEVEYEIRETDRGLQAANVVRA; via the coding sequence ATGCCCAGAGGGACGGTGAAGTGGTTCAATGATGCCAAGGGGTACGGGTTCATCCGGCAGCCCTCTGGCGAGGAAATCTTCGTCCACTTCACCGCGATCGTCGGCGAGGGCTTCCGGACCCTGGCAGAGGGGGAAGAAGTCGAGTACGAGATCCGTGAGACCGATCGCGGTCTCCAGGCGGCCAACGTCGTACGCGCCTGA
- the gcvP gene encoding aminomethyl-transferring glycine dehydrogenase — MADIRLPAAFADRHVGPRKADLQAMLDELGLESLEALIAETVPASIRLGRDLALDEAVPEFELLQRVREIAAQNQVFRSYLGMGYHGTITPGVIQRNILENPGWYTQYTPYQAEIAQGRLQALLNFQTMVIDLTGLEIANASLLDEATAAAEAMSMLLNGAGERTRFFVSERCHPQTIAVVRSRAEPLDVEVVVGDPAAFQPDESFFGVLLQYPATDGAVVDPRALIEAAHAVGANVVVAADLLALALLTPPGELGADIAVGSTQRFGVPMGYGGPHAAYLACHDGFKRQIPGRIIGLSRDADGNPALRMALQTREQHIRREKATSNICTAQVLLAVMAGMYGVYHGPDGIKRIARRVHAQARTLAAGLAAGGHEIVHGGYFDTLRVRPKGRSAGEVLDAARAARINLRDFADGTVGIALDETVRPQDLDDLLEVFGEERRALALAASIEGDSLPADLKRTSPYLTHPVFNTYHSETQMLRYIHMLETRDLSLNTSMIALGSCTMKLNATSEMVPVTFPEFGGMHPFAPVEQAGGYARIISDLERWLTEITGFSACSLQPNSGAQGEYAGLLVIRAYHLERGDHHRRVCLIPSSAHGTNPASAVMAGMDVVVVATDENGSIDVADLRAKAEKHADRLAALMVTYPSTHGVFEEAIREVCDIIHQHGGQVYLDGANLNAQVGLCRPGDYGADVCHINLHKTFAIPHGGGGPGMGPICVASHLAPFLPGHPVVTVGGDKAIGPVSAAPWGSASILLISWAYIAMLGRTGVRSATEHAILNANYMAARLGKHFEVLYRGAHGRVAHEFILDLRPFRKTSGVTDEDVAKRLIDYGFHAPTMSFPVAGTIMVEPTESEPKAELDRFCDALVSIKAEIEQIEMGLSDRQDNPLKNAPHTAAAVTADEWTHAYGREKAAWPAPWVRENKFWPAVRRIDNAFGDRNLVCACPPMEAYQDISG; from the coding sequence ATGGCTGACATCCGCTTGCCGGCCGCGTTCGCCGATCGGCACGTGGGCCCGCGCAAGGCGGACCTGCAGGCCATGCTCGACGAGCTCGGACTCGAATCGCTCGAGGCGCTGATCGCCGAGACCGTTCCCGCTTCCATCCGCCTCGGGCGCGATCTCGCGCTGGACGAGGCCGTCCCGGAGTTCGAGCTCCTGCAGCGTGTGCGGGAGATCGCCGCGCAGAACCAGGTCTTCCGCTCGTACCTCGGGATGGGCTATCACGGGACCATCACGCCCGGCGTCATCCAGCGGAACATCCTGGAGAACCCGGGCTGGTACACGCAGTACACGCCCTACCAGGCGGAGATCGCCCAGGGTCGTCTGCAGGCGCTGCTCAACTTCCAGACCATGGTCATCGACCTGACCGGCCTGGAGATCGCCAACGCCTCGCTGCTGGACGAGGCCACGGCCGCTGCCGAGGCCATGTCCATGCTGCTGAACGGCGCGGGCGAGCGGACGCGCTTCTTCGTCTCCGAGCGCTGCCATCCGCAGACCATCGCGGTGGTGCGCAGCCGCGCCGAGCCGCTCGACGTCGAGGTGGTGGTGGGCGACCCCGCGGCCTTCCAGCCGGACGAGTCGTTCTTCGGCGTGCTGCTCCAGTATCCGGCCACGGACGGCGCCGTGGTGGATCCCCGCGCCCTGATCGAGGCCGCGCACGCCGTGGGTGCCAACGTGGTGGTGGCGGCCGATCTGCTGGCGCTGGCGCTCCTCACGCCTCCGGGCGAGCTGGGGGCCGACATCGCGGTGGGAAGCACACAGCGCTTCGGCGTGCCCATGGGCTACGGCGGTCCGCACGCGGCCTACCTCGCGTGCCATGACGGATTCAAGCGCCAGATCCCGGGCCGCATCATCGGGCTGTCGCGGGACGCGGACGGCAATCCGGCGCTCCGCATGGCGCTGCAGACCCGCGAGCAGCACATCCGCCGCGAGAAGGCCACGTCCAACATCTGCACCGCGCAGGTGCTGCTGGCCGTGATGGCCGGCATGTATGGCGTCTATCATGGCCCCGACGGCATCAAGCGCATCGCGCGGCGCGTGCACGCGCAGGCGCGTACGCTGGCGGCGGGTCTGGCGGCCGGCGGTCACGAGATCGTGCATGGTGGGTACTTCGACACGCTGCGCGTGCGTCCGAAGGGGCGGAGCGCCGGCGAGGTGCTGGACGCCGCGCGGGCTGCGCGCATCAACCTGCGCGACTTCGCGGACGGCACCGTGGGCATCGCGCTCGACGAGACCGTGCGGCCCCAGGACCTGGACGACCTCCTCGAGGTGTTCGGGGAGGAGCGGCGGGCCCTGGCGTTGGCCGCCAGCATCGAGGGCGATTCGCTGCCCGCGGACCTCAAGCGGACGTCGCCGTATCTCACGCATCCGGTCTTCAACACGTATCACTCCGAGACCCAGATGCTGCGGTACATCCACATGCTGGAGACGCGGGATCTCTCGCTGAATACCAGCATGATCGCGCTGGGCTCGTGCACCATGAAGCTGAACGCCACCAGCGAGATGGTGCCGGTGACGTTCCCGGAGTTCGGTGGGATGCATCCCTTCGCGCCGGTCGAGCAGGCAGGCGGCTACGCCCGCATCATCTCCGACCTGGAACGCTGGCTCACGGAGATCACCGGCTTCTCCGCCTGTTCGCTGCAGCCGAACTCGGGCGCGCAAGGCGAATACGCCGGACTGCTGGTGATCCGGGCCTACCACCTGGAGCGCGGGGACCATCACCGCCGCGTGTGTCTGATCCCCTCCTCCGCGCACGGCACCAACCCCGCCAGCGCGGTGATGGCCGGCATGGACGTGGTGGTGGTCGCCACGGACGAGAACGGCAGCATCGACGTGGCCGACCTCCGGGCCAAGGCCGAGAAGCATGCCGACCGGCTGGCCGCGCTCATGGTGACGTATCCGTCCACGCACGGCGTGTTCGAGGAGGCCATCCGCGAGGTCTGCGACATCATCCACCAGCACGGGGGGCAGGTCTACCTGGACGGCGCCAACCTGAACGCGCAGGTGGGGCTCTGCCGCCCCGGCGACTACGGCGCCGACGTCTGCCACATCAACCTGCACAAGACGTTCGCGATCCCGCACGGCGGGGGCGGTCCCGGCATGGGGCCCATCTGCGTCGCGTCCCACCTCGCGCCGTTCCTGCCGGGCCATCCGGTCGTGACGGTCGGGGGCGACAAGGCGATCGGGCCCGTCTCGGCGGCTCCGTGGGGGAGCGCCAGCATCCTGCTGATCTCGTGGGCGTACATCGCGATGCTCGGGCGCACCGGCGTGCGCTCCGCCACGGAGCACGCCATCCTGAACGCCAACTACATGGCCGCTCGCCTCGGCAAGCATTTCGAGGTGCTCTACCGCGGCGCGCACGGACGGGTGGCGCACGAGTTCATCCTCGACCTGCGCCCCTTCCGCAAGACCAGTGGCGTGACGGACGAGGACGTGGCCAAGCGGCTCATCGACTACGGCTTCCACGCGCCCACCATGTCCTTCCCGGTGGCGGGCACCATCATGGTGGAGCCGACCGAGAGCGAGCCGAAGGCGGAGCTGGACCGGTTCTGCGACGCCCTGGTCTCCATCAAGGCGGAGATCGAGCAGATCGAGATGGGCCTGTCCGACCGCCAGGACAACCCGCTCAAGAACGCGCCCCACACGGCCGCAGCCGTCACGGCGGACGAGTGGACCCACGCGTACGGCCGCGAGAAGGCGGCCTGGCCCGCACCGTGGGTGCGGGAGAACAAGTTCTGGCCCGCGGTACGCCGGATCGACAATGCGTTCGGTGACCGCAACCTGGTGTGCGCCTGCCCGCCGATGGAGGCCTACCAGGACATCAGCGGCTGA